The Yersinia entomophaga nucleotide sequence ATTATTGGCGTGGTCTTCGGTTATTTGCCCGCTCGCAGTGCCGCCAGATTAAACCCAATTGACGCTTTGGCGCGGGAATAACGTTTACGGACATAGAATTTACGGGAAATAGGATAAACGAGCAGACGCCCAGGCGGTGTTAACGTAATATTATGGCGTTAGCGGGGGCATAAAAAATGATAAAAATGCCAGTCGCAGTTCGGCTGGCATTTTGAATTGCTGTGCTGCCGTAGATAAAAGCTAACGGCCCGACGGTGTGACGTTGATGTCAGGCGAGAGCCAGCATTTCCAGAGGCACAATCAGGCTGGCATGATTGCCTTTGGGGCCCTGGTGGACATCAAAGTTAACCTGCTGACCCGCTTTTAGCGTTCGATAACCATCCATCTGGATAGTAGAGTAGTGTGCAAAGATATCTTCGCCGCCGTTCTGCGGGCAGATAAATCCAAAGCCCTTGGCGTTATTGAACCATTTAACAGTACCCGTCTCCATACTTCTACGTTCCTCGCAAGGCTATTCTAATTTTAGATGAGGTAATCGCTGGTTAAAGTGAGCGCGGATTGGTTAAAACTCCATCAGCTCACAAATTTACACTCTAGTGGAAATGCGATTAACGTCAAGAGGACGGCTTTTCTCAGGCTGAGGAGTTCGCCAAAGTTTGATGCAGATAACGCTATTGCGCTTATTTAGTTACAATTTTGTTGTTGTCTGTGCGAACGTTCTCGCATGCTTCTAAAGCGACACTTCACGGCAAGAGATGTTAAAATAACAATAGAAATCTGTACCAAATGGTCTTATAACCGGAGCTGAGTGTTGCTCCTGTATGATTCAGTGAAACGATGGGTAAGCAATGGGCAATAACAACGACTGGCTTAATTTTGAGCATTTAGTCAAAGATAAACAAATCGATGCGCTAAAACCGCCGTCTATGTATAAAGTTATACTCAACAACGACGATTACACGCCGATGGAATTTGTGATTGACGTTCTGCAAAAGTTCTTTTCTTATGATATTGAACGTGCAACCCAGTTGATGCTGAACGTTCACTACAAAGGGAAAGCGATTTGCGGCGTGTTCACTGCTGAAGTTGCAGAGACAAAAGTGGCGCACGTAAATCAATACGCCAGGGAGAACGAGCATCCATTGCTTTGTACGCTGGAAAAAGCCTGATTAAGGCAATTTATTGGGGAGGTGCCTATGCTCAATCAAGAACTTGAACTCAGTCTTAATATGGCTTTCGCCAGAGCGCGGGAGCACAGACACGAGTTTATGACCGTGGAGCACCTGTTGCTGGCATTGCTGAGCAACCCTGCCGCGCGGGAAGCGCTAGAGGCATGTACGGTGGATCTGGTGGCATTACGCCAGGAGCTGGAAGCCTTTATAGAACAAACCACGCCAACGTTACCGGCCAGCGAGGAAGAGCGTGACACCCAACCAACGCTGAGCTTCCAGCGCGTATTACAGCGCGCCGTCTTCCATGTTCAATCATCTGGTCGTAATGAAGTTTCCGGTGCCAACGTTTTGGTCGCCATCTTCAGCGAACAAGAGTCCCAGGCGGCTTATCTGCTGCGTAAACACGATGTCAGCCGTCTGGATGTGGTGAACATTATTTCCCATGGTGCACGCAAAGACGAGCCGGGTCAGGCGCCAAATGCAGAAAATCCGGTGAATGAAGAGCAGGCGGGAGGGGAAGACCGTATGGAGAACTTCACCACCAATCTTAACCAACTGGCGCGCGTCGGCGGTATCGATCCGCTGATTGGCCGCGAAAAAGAGCTGGAGCGTGCAATTCAGGTACTTTGCCGCCGTCGTAAAAACAATCCGCTGCTGGTCGGCGAATCCGGCGTCGGGAAAACCGCGATTGCCGAAGGTCTGGCATGGCGAATTGTGCAGGGCGATGTACCGGAAGTCATGGCCGAATGTACGCTGTACTCGTTGGATATCGGCTCGCTGCTGGCGGGAACTAAATACCGCGGTGACTTTGAGAAACGTTTCAAAGCGCTGCTGAAACAGCTAGAGCAGGATAAAGACAGCATTCTGTTCATCGATGAAATTCACACCATTATCGGCGCCGGTGCTGCTTCCGGTGGGCAAGTGGATGCCGCGAACCTGATCAAACCGCTGTTGTCCAGCGGCAAGATTCGGGTGATTGGCTCCACGACCTATCAGGAATTCAGCAATATCTTTGAAAAGGATCGTGCGTTAGCGCGCCGTTTCCAGAAAATTGATATTGTTGAGCCGACGCCCGAAGAAACGGTGCAAATTATCAATGGGTTGAAACCGAAATACGAAGCTCATCACGATGTACGCTACACGGCGAAAGCCATTCGGGCGGCGGTGGAATTGTCGGTGAAATACATCAACGATCGCCATTTGCCGGATAAAGCCATTGATGTCATTGATGAAGCTGGTGCGCGCAGCCGATTGATGCCGGCGAGCAAACGCAAAAAAACCGTCAACGTTTCAGATATTGAATCTGTGGTGGCGCGTATTGCTCGTATTCCGGAGAAAACTGTCTCTGCCAGCGATCGTGACGTACTGAAAAACCTGAGCGACCGTTTGAGTATGTTGGTCTTCGGGCAAGATAAAGCTATCGACGCTCTGACTGAAGCGATCAAAATGAGCCGCGCGGGTTTAGGTCATGAAAATAAACCTGTGGGTTCGTTCCTGTTTGCTGGCCCGACCGGGGTGGGTAAAACTGAAGTCACAGTGCAATTGGCCAAGGCGCTGGATATCGAACTGCTGCGCTTTGATATGTCCGAATATATGGAGCGCCATACGGTTAGCCGCCTGATTGGTGCGCCTCCGGGCTACGTTGGCTACGATCAGGGCGGTTTGCTGACCGACGCGGTTATCAAACACCCTCATGCGGTTCTGTTGCTGGATGAGATTGAAAAAGCGCATCCCGATGTCTTTAACCTGTTATTGCAGGTGATGGATAACGGTACGCTGACGGATAACAATGGTCGTAAAGCGGATTTCCGCAACGTGATTGTGGTGATGACCACCAACGCTGGCGTGCGGGAAACTCAGCGTAAATCGATTGGCTTCCAACAGCAGGATAACAGTACCGATGCGATGGAAGAGATCAAAAAGGTGTTTACGCCGGAATTCCGGAACCGTTTGGATAACATCATTTGGTTCAACCATTTGTCTCCTCATGTGATTCAGCAGGTTGTCGACAAGTTTATCGTCGAGCTTCAGGCGCAGTTGGATGCCAAAGGCGTGTCGCTGGAGGTCAGCGATGAAGCGCGTAACTGGCTATCTGAGAAGGGCTACGACAAAGCTATGGGCGCGCGGCCGATGGCGCGGGTGATTCAGGAAAATCTGAAGAAACCGCTGGCTAACGAACTGTTGTTTGGCTCTTTGGTTGATGGCGGCTCGGTGAGCGTTGGTCTGGATAAAGAGAAACAGCAACTGGCTTACGAATTCCAAAGCGCGCAAAAACGCAAAACGGAAGGCGCGGTACATTAGTCTTAGCGCAATAAGCTAGTTGAATCAGACGTGAAATAAATGGAAGGGCGATAGCGATATCGCCCTTTTTTTTGTACTCAGTCCGACTCATTCGAAATGGGAATGGTGCGGAAGGGGTAAATAACAGAAAAAGCAAAACGCCCTAGCCAATAAAATGGTAAGGGCGCCGGAGGGGGGACTACATCCTCAGAGCTCGCTAGCAACTAGCGACTGGGCAGCCGATTAACGGCTACGGAAGACAATGCGGCCTTTGCTCAGGTCGTACGGGGTCAGCTCTACAGTGACTTTGTCACCCGTCAGGATGCGGATATAGTTTTTACGCATTTTACCGGAGATATGAGCGGTTACCACGTGCCCGTTTTCCAATTCAACACGGAACATGGTGTTCGGCAGCGTATCAAGAACGGTGCCCTGCATTTCAATATTGTCTTCTTTGGCCATCGAATCCTCTAGGAGTAACTACCTTAGTTTTTAACCGGCAAGATAATGCCGAAAAACCCACATTATGTAAAGAAGTGTTGGCAGTCATCACACCATTTCTGCAAAATTAGTCTGCTGAGGAGGGGATAAAGCCTAATGTGGGGTGCTTTTGTAACATTGATCTTTACGGCATCGCGATTTCGACATCCAGCGATTGCGGTAACCAGCATTCAGCCGGTAGCGGACTAAACTGGAGTTGACTCAAGTGCTGCAAAAAGTGGCTGCGAGGGATCTCTCTCGCACCCAGCGACGCAGTGTGAGCGTTGAGGACCTGACAGTCAATCAGTTCTCCACCATGACGGGTAAAATGATGACAAAAAGCCATTAATCCGCTTTTTGAAGCGTTCTCCACCCGGCTAAACATTGATTCTCCGCAAAAAAGTGCGCCCATCCCAATACCATACAACCCGCCAACGAGTTCATTATTTAACCATACCTCCAATGAATGAGCGTGGCCCATTTCATGTAATTGGGCGTAGGCCTGCTGTACATCGTCACCAATCCAGGTTCCGTCATCGGGACGATCGGCGCAGGCGGCGACCACTTCACGGAACGCCTGGTTCAGTGTGAACCGAAATGGGCAGCGGCGCAGGAAGCGACGCATGCTACGGCTGATATGTAATTCTTCGGGGAACAGCACCGCTCGCGGGTCCGGCGACCACCATAAAATCATCTCGCCCGGGCTAAACCACGGGAAAATACCGCGCTGATAGGCCGCGAGTAACCGTGATGCCGATAAATCGCCACCTAACGCCAATAGGCCATTAGGCTCGCGCAGAGCCAGCTCAGGTGAAGGGAACGCGTAAGAATGTGATGAGAGGTGGGTAAGACGCATAAATCCCCTTAACGGCGCTTACAGGCGCTTTTGGCTGTAGAGTATTGATAATGCCGCCGTTATCCCAGCGGCATTTGATAACATTAGCCAGAAATCGTCTTAAACTCACAATAAAACTTAGCGGCGCTGACGGAACTGATAATACCGGCCTTTATTTTTCAATAAAGTCTCATGATCGCCCTGTTCAACGATCTGGCCGCCGTCCATCACGCAAATGCTATCCATTTGCTCCAGCCCATACAGGCGATGCGTCACCAGAATCAGACTCTTGTGCTGACAGTGTTGGCGCAGCAGCGCCAGTATTTGTTGCTCGGTTTCCGCATCCAGACCTTCGGTCGGTTCATCCAACAATAACAATGGAGCAGGATGGAGCAGCGCCCGCGCAATACCCAAACGGCGTTGTTCGCCACCGGAAAGTGGGCGACCGCCGTCTCCCATCCAGGCATTTAACCCTTCGTCATTATCCAGAAGATTACCCAGGCCGACTTGTTGTAACGCGGTGATTAGTTGCTCATCGCTAGCGGTTGGGCAGGCGAGCAGCAGGTTTTGTCGCAGCGTACTGCTGAAAACGTGTACTCGCTGGCTGACTACCGTCATCATCTGGCGTAGAGAAGCTTCGTCGTAGCTCGCCAGCGGCTGGCCGTTGAGCCGGATTTCACCCTGATTGGGATCCCAGGCGCGGGTGAGTAATTGTAATAGCGTTGATTTACCACAACCTGTGCGTCCCAGTAGCGCAATATGCTCTCCTGCGGCCAGTGACAGCGTTATATCCTGCAATACAGGCAAAGGCTGGTCTGGATAGGTAAAACTCACCTGTGCGACTTCCAGCGCTGCCTGTGAAGCGATCTCAGGGCCGGTTTGGGGGAAGGTGACTTCCGGCTTCTGTGCAATAAGCTGCGCCACGCGCTCAGCGGAAGTTATCACCTGCCCAAGATGCTGGAAAGCACCTGCAACCGGCAGTAGAGCCTCAAATGACGCCATCGAAGCAAAAACAAACAGGGCAATCAATGCGCCCGGTTGGCTATAATCGCCGACGCCAGCCGCGGCCAGCCACAGCATTAGCGTGACGGTCATGCCGGTCGCCAGAATCATCAATGCCTGCGCCAAACCTGCCAGCGAAGCCTGTTGCTGCTGACGAGTCAACCAACGCCGTTCGATATCTTCCAAAGTATGGCGAAAACGTCCTAACGCGCCGAAGACCAACAGTTCGGCCTGACCTTGCAGCCAGGCGGTCAGTTGTGTGCGGTAGTGGCTACGGAATACGGTGAGATCGGCACCGATAGGTTGACCGGCGCGGTAGAAAATCAGCGGCAGAATTAGCAGCAGCCCCAGTAGAATGGCACCTAGGGTCAATGCCAGCTCGACATCAAGGAAACTCAGACCGAAGGTAACGGCAGCGATGATCGCCAGCGCGGCGATTAACGGCGAAATGACCCGCAGATACAGATGATCCAACGTATCGACATCAGCCACCAAGCGGTTGAGCACTTCACTCTGACGAAAACGGGCAATCCCGGCAGGGGAGAGCGGTAAAATGCGCTGAAAGGTAAATACCCGCAAATGCGCCAGCACCCGGAAGGTAGCATCGTGGCTCACCACGCGCTCGGCGTAGCGTCCGGCGGTGCGTAAAATGGCTGAACCGCGAACGCCCGCGGCGGGAAGCAAATAGTTAAAGGTATACAAACCCGGCGGGCCAGCGAGTGCAGTACCAGCGAGGAACCAGCCGGACAGCGTCAATAGGCCAATGCTGGCCAGCAAAGTAATAATAGCCAGCAAAATGCCGAGGCTAATCAAGAACCAATGACGGCGGTAAAGCGCCAGAAATGGAAGAAGCACGCGCATGATTAAAGCTCCTCACGGCGATAAGACAGCAGGTTGGCGAAAGGCCCCTCAGACTGACTCAGTGTGGTGTAATCCCCTTGCTGAACCAGCAGCCCGCGGTCCATTACCCAGATTTGGTCATAATCTAGCGTATCTTCTAACTGGTGCGTCACCAGTAGCGTAGTCTGCATTCGCGAAGCCTCGTTTAATGCTTTCATCACTAATTGTTCGCTGTGGGCATCCAGACTGGCGGTTGGCTCATCCAACAGCAGTAGCCGGCAAGGATTTAACAAGGCGCGCGCCACGGCGACGCGCTGTGCCTGACCAACGGATAGACGAGCCGAATGATCGCCGATTTCCGTGGCTAACCCGTTGGGCAAATCCCCGAGGAACTCATTGACGTAGGCACGTTCAACCGCCTGTTGCAGCTGCTGTTCGCTGGCGTCGGGCTGATTGAGCAGAATATTGCTGGCCAAAGTCTGCTCCGGCAAATAAGGGTTTTGGCCTACCCAGCTTAGCTGGCTGCGCCATGCCTGAGGGGCAAGTTCGCGCAGTTCAATGCCGTTAACCCGCAGAGAGCCACGATAAGGCAGAAAGCCCAGTAACAGATTGAGTAATGAGCTTTTTCCTGCGCCACTCTGCCCAACAATGGCAATGCGCTGGCCGGGTTGTAGCGTGAAATTCAACGGGCCAGCCAGGCGAGTGCCGTTGGGTGCCAGTATTTCCAGTTCGGCGGCTTCCAGCGTGATTAAACCTTCGTCGGGTAGGTTTTTATCCCCCTGACCGATAGCTTCGCCTTCGCTGGCGAGGAACGTCACTAATGATTCCGCCGCGCCAACGGCCTGCGCTTTGGCGTGATAGAAGGTGCCGAGATCGCGCAGTGGTTGGTAAAACTCAGGAGCCAGAATCAGCACCAGAAAACCGGCAAACAGGGTGACGCCCAATCCGTAGCTGCCAAAATTCAATTCGCCAAGATAGGAAAAACCGAAATAAACCGCGACAACGGCAATAGAAATAGCGGCGAAAAATTCGAGAACCGCCGAGGAAAGGAAGGCCATGCGCAGCACTTCCATGGTCCGGCTGCGGAAATCTTCGGAAGAATCACGGATTTGGTCGGTTTCGGCCTTCGCCCGATGAAATAAGCGCAAGGTGTCCAAACCGCGCAAGCGATCGAGGAAATTGCCGCTCAATCGCGCCAGTGCAACAAAGTTGCGGCGGTTAGCATCTGCTGCGCCCATGCCGACTAGCGCCATGAAAATCGGGATCAGCGGAGCGGTGACGAACAAAATGAGTCCTGCGGCCCAGTTAATCGGGAAAATCGCAATCAAAATCAACAGCGGAATCAGACCGGCCAGATACATTTGTGGTAAATAGCGCGAATAGTAATCCTGCATTTCCTCAATTTGTTCAAGAATAATGGTCGCCCAACTGCCGGCTGGTTTGCCTTTTACCCAGGATGGCCCGAGTTGTTCAAGGCGATCCAGCACGATTTTACGAATCTGCAATCGCACCTTCATGCCGCAGATAAAACCTACCCGCTCCCGTAGCCAACTGACCACGGCGCGCGCTGCGAAAGTTCCAGCCAGCAGCAAGAAGTCGTTGGTCAGAGCCTCTCGCGGCATCTGATCCATAATCAGCGCCTGCAATAATCCGGCTAATAACCAGGCTTGAGCGATGATCAATAACCCGCTGAGCAAACCAAGTAGCATGGAAAGGCGGAGCCAACGTTGCGCGGGGGCGCTTTGTTTTTTCAGCCAACGAATCAACTCATATTGTCTTGTTTTATTCATCAGGCAATTATTCTGCGCAGGAAATGGGATGATAAATTTATCAATAGATGTCTGCTCCCCGAAGAGGGCAAACCGGCGAAAGGCAATGTTACCTTGTCCCTACGCCTTGTGAAAACAAATAAGGGGGAAATAGTGGTTTTAAACAAGTTTAAGAAAAATACAGGAAGAGGTTATTTTGATTTACCTCATTGATTGTAAATCAAAAAGTAGAAATGATTCGTTTTTTGGTTTTTATTTCATCGATTATTACTGAAACCAACCAATCACAATTAAATAACAAGTGATTGACATGGGGAGTGGCGAGTTAAATAGGTTTTTTGCACTGTTATTTTATATTGTTGCCAACTGTATCTTTACTTTTTAATTAAACGGATTGCAGGTAATCCATGAGGCTTGGCCGTTTTGAACGCACGAACAACTCGGCGGAGATATAAATAAAGTGAAGCCACGAATAAAAAGGCGACTCATCTTGCGATTGAGCCGCCTGTTTCTTCGAGCTAGCCTGAGTCGTTCTTCAGGCCGGGTCGATTACTTATCGTTGACCAAGCCGTCCAGATAACGCTCCGCGTCTAACGCAGCCATACAGCCGGTGCCCGCGGAGGTAATCGCCTGACGATAAATATGATCCATGACGTCGCCGGCGGCAAATACGCCAGGTACGGAAGTCTGGGTCGCGTTGCCCTGAATGCCAGACTGCACTTTGATGTAGCCGTTTTCCCGTTCCAACTGATCGCCGAAAATTGCGGTGTTTGGGCTGTGGCCGATGGCGATAAATACGCCAGCAACTGCCAGTTCTTCGGTTTCATCGGTTTGGGTTGAACGCAAACGCACGCCGGTAACGCCCATTTGATCGCCCAACACTTCATCCAAAGTGCGGTCGGTGTGCAACACGATATTGCCGTTCTTCACTTTTTCCATCAGACGGTCGATCAGGATTTTTTCCGAACGGAAAGTATCACGGCGGTGAATTAGATGTACTTCTTCCGCAATGTTTGCCAGATATAACGCTTCTTCAACCGCAGTGTTACCGCCGCCGACTACCGCGACTTTCTGGCCACGATAGAAGAAACCGTCGCAGGTTGCGCAAGCGGAAACGCCTTTGCCTTTAAAGGCTTCTTCAGATTCCATCCCCAGATAACGGGCCGATGCCCCTGTGGCGATGATCAGAGCATCACAGGTATATTCTTCGCTATCGCCGAATAGACGGAACGGACGCTGTTGCAGATCGACTTTATTGATATGGTCGAAAAGAATTTCGGTTTGGAATTTCGCTGCGTGTTCGTGCATACGTTCCATCAGCGCCGGGCCGGTTAGACCTTCTGGGTCACCGGGCCAGTTTTCAACTTCGGTGGTGGTTGTCAGCTGGCCGCCTTTTTCCATCCCGGTAATCAAAACGGGCTTCAGATTGGCGCGGGCGGCATAAACTGCCGCGGTGTAACCCGCAGGACCTGAACCAAGAATAATTAATTTGCTGTGCTTAGCCGTGCTCATGAATACCTCTTTCCCACAATGGCGGACAATGTTAGGGATTGTAGGGAAAATGTGACAGTAAAAAAAGCGAACAAAAATGTTGTTAGCGATTTGTTTGATAGGTGATGACTATTTTCTCAGCGAAATGCATTAAGAATAAGCAGTTAGGAGAGAAACCTATCGGATGGGGCTTTTTTAATCGCGGCTACATTTGCTCTCGGACATGGCTGTCCGCAAGTGGTTGGCCTTAACCCTACGAATTTTGTGCCCTCATCTGTCACTTCCACCCGAATTCAGCGGAATTTTCTCTCTGAACATGAGGTAAAAAAAGCGTAAAAACGAGGGGAAAATGAGCGAGTGAGATTTTTTATCTGGCACGTTCTACTGATTTAACTTCTTTTACTTTGACAATCGGCTGTGCATTTGCGAAAACATCATAGGAAGAAGAAATTATCTGCGCGCCATAATTTCAGAATTGGTATCACTGATATCAATCGAAAACCCTGGAACGTTTTCGATTAATGCTGGGTGGCTACGTGCAGTGATTTCTCGGTATCGTTGGAAAACATCCCATTCGGCACCGCGATGTTTTCATCTCTTTCGGGACGCTAATAATCATCGAGTACCTCGCATGCGGTTGGACAGACAGGGTGTGAGATAGGAACATGTTGATATATTTGCACAAAAACAGGCTGTGGGTCTTTGTCTGTGGCAGGCTCAGAACACCGACTTCCGGTTAGGGCATGTGGCGGATTCAAGGAAATTAAGAGAGACAATAAGATGATAGACAATAAGAAACGCCCGGGGAAGGAGCTTGACCGTATTGACCGTAACATCCTGAATGAGCTTCAGAAGGATGGTCGGATCTCAAACGTAGAGCTTTCAAAACGTGTAGGTTTATCGCCTACGCCGTGTCTGGAACGTGTTCGCCGCTTAGAGCGCCAGGATTTCATTCAGGGCTACACTGCGCTGTTAAATCCGCAATATCTGGACGCTGCACTGTTGGTTGTTGTTGAGATTACTCTGAATCGTGGTGCGCCAGATGTGTTTGAACAATTTAACACCGCAGTGCAAAAACTTGATGAAATTCAAGAGTGTCACTTGGTTTCCGGCGATTTTGACTATTTGCTGAAAACCCGCGTGCCAGACATGTCTGCCTACCGTAAATTGCTTGGTGAAACCTTGCTGCGTCTGCCGGGAGTGAACGACACCCGTACTTACGTAGTTATGGAAGAAGTAAAACAGAGCAATCGTCTTGTGATCAAGACGCGCTAAACGGGCAGGTGCAAAACCTGAGTAATTTGGTTACACTCCTGTTTATTCATACAGTTTCAGCGCCGGGAAGGTTTCTCGGCGTTGTTTCTATTACCAATTCACAGGACCTGGAGAGCCTTTCTTGAGCCAGGAATATACAGAAGATAAAGAAGTTACCCTGAAGAAACTCAGCAACGGGCGTCGTTTACTTGAAGCCGTACTGATTGTGGTAACTATTTTGGCAGCGTACCTGATGGCCGCGCTGATCAGTTTCAACCCTTCCGATCCAAGCTGGTCACAGACCGCATGGCATGAACCTATTCATAATCTGGGTGGCAGCGTTGGCGCCTGGATGGCCGATACGTTGTTCTTCACCTTTGGTGTGCTGGCTTACGCCATTCCGCCGATCATGGTGATGTTGTGCTGGGCCGCATTCCGCCAGCGTGATGACAGCGATCATATCGACTATTTCAGCCTCTCTCTCAAACTGATCGGCACGCTGGCGCTGATTTTGACATCCTGCGGGCTGGCTGCGCTGAATGTCGATGATTTGTACTACTTTGCTTCCGGCGGTGTGATTGGCAGCCTGTTCAGTAACGCGATGCTGCCGTGGTTCAACGGCGTGGGCGCGACGCTGACGCTGCTGTGTATCTGGGCGGTAGGCTTAACCCTGTTTACCGGCTGGTCATGGCTAGTTATTGCCGAAAAAATCGGTGGGGTAGTGCTGGGTTCTTTGGCCTTTCTGACCAACCGTTCCCGCAGATCTGAGCGTCAAAGAGATGAAGATGACGATTATCTGGATGCCGAAATTGCCGATGAACCCGACGCTCAACCCGGCGTAGCCGCATCGGTCGTTGCTGCGACAACAGCCAACGCGAGTGATGACGTTGATGATGTCCTGTTCTCGGCACCATCGCTGACTAAAATCCCAACGGAAAGTCCTGGTGAAAATGCCGCTGTTGCTCCGGTTATCCCTGATGCTGCGCCACAGACGGCAGCAGCGCCTTATGATGATCCGCTTCTGAGCACGATGAGGGCAACAGACGTTGATGAGACACAGACTCAGCATCAGCCGTGGGCTTCGACAGAAACGGCGCCGGCTGAAACTGCGTCAGCGCAAAATGTTAGCCACAGCGCATCGCCAATGACCGAGAATCTGGCGACACCGCCGCTATATTCCTTCGAAATTCCTGAAGAAACACCGGCACCGATCCGCCCAACCGCCGAGCCTGAGAAACGTGAGCCGCAAATGGGCACATGGGATGCCGATCCGCAGCCGTCGCCGTTTGATTTTACCGCCGCTCAGCGCCACAGCGATCGCGTGGAATCAACGCCTTATATGAATCCTGGTTTCGGTGACGAGTCGGGCGCTGAAAGCTCACCTTCGGCTGTCACCGGCTCTATTCCTGCAGTGGGTCATGGGGTGTCCACGGCCGCCGCGGCAACCTTTATGCCAGCGTTTACCGCTATAAGTGACAGTAACTCCCAGATTAAACAGGGTATTGGCCCTGAGTTGCCTCGTCCTAACCCTGTGCGTATTCCTACCCGTCGTGAAATGGCTTCTTATGGTATCAAGTTGCCGTCACAGCGCATGGCAGAGCAGGAGCAACGCGCTCGTCAGGGCGATGAGCCTCAGCCTAGCGCGCCGCAAAGTGTGGAAGCGCAGCACGACGAAGATGCGTTGCAACAGGCCATGCTGCGTAAAGCTTTCGCCGATCGGGAAAACCAGCGCTACGGTGAAAATTATGCCGCAGAGCCAGAGCCGCAGATCGAACCGGAAGATGAACAAGCGTTGCAGGACGCGGAGCTGCGTCAGGCCTTTGCTGCTCAACAGCAAAGTCGTTACGGGATATCTTCTGAATCTGAGCCAGTCGTGGTGCCAAGTCGCCCGGTTGATACGCATAATGCATTCACCTTCTCGCCGGTTGCGGATTTGGTCGACGATACGCCGCGCGAACCGCTGTTTACGCTGTCACCTTATACCGAAGAGCCCACGCAGCCGGAACCGCAGTATCAGGCTGAACCTCCAGTGCAGCAGCCAGCCGCACCCGTCTATCAGCAGCCGGTGGCTCCTCAGCCTGCGGCACCAGCGGAGTCGGCCTATTCGACAGCCCAGAATGCGCCGACTTATCCGACGGCTGCTCCGCAGGCACCGGCCGCACCTCAACCGGTACCGCAGCCTGTTCCTGCTATGGACAGCCTGATTCATCCGTTCCTGATGCGTAACGATCAGCCGCTGCAAAAACCAACGACACCACTGCCGACGCTGGATCTGCTGGCTTCTCCGCCAGAAGAGGAAGAACCGGTGGATATGTTTGCCTTGGAGCAAACTGCGCGTTTGGTTGAAGCGCGTCTTGGAGATTATCGGGTCAA carries:
- the cydD gene encoding heme ABC transporter permease/ATP-binding protein CydD, whose amino-acid sequence is MNKTRQYELIRWLKKQSAPAQRWLRLSMLLGLLSGLLIIAQAWLLAGLLQALIMDQMPREALTNDFLLLAGTFAARAVVSWLRERVGFICGMKVRLQIRKIVLDRLEQLGPSWVKGKPAGSWATIILEQIEEMQDYYSRYLPQMYLAGLIPLLILIAIFPINWAAGLILFVTAPLIPIFMALVGMGAADANRRNFVALARLSGNFLDRLRGLDTLRLFHRAKAETDQIRDSSEDFRSRTMEVLRMAFLSSAVLEFFAAISIAVVAVYFGFSYLGELNFGSYGLGVTLFAGFLVLILAPEFYQPLRDLGTFYHAKAQAVGAAESLVTFLASEGEAIGQGDKNLPDEGLITLEAAELEILAPNGTRLAGPLNFTLQPGQRIAIVGQSGAGKSSLLNLLLGFLPYRGSLRVNGIELRELAPQAWRSQLSWVGQNPYLPEQTLASNILLNQPDASEQQLQQAVERAYVNEFLGDLPNGLATEIGDHSARLSVGQAQRVAVARALLNPCRLLLLDEPTASLDAHSEQLVMKALNEASRMQTTLLVTHQLEDTLDYDQIWVMDRGLLVQQGDYTTLSQSEGPFANLLSYRREEL
- the trxB gene encoding thioredoxin-disulfide reductase; amino-acid sequence: MSTAKHSKLIILGSGPAGYTAAVYAARANLKPVLITGMEKGGQLTTTTEVENWPGDPEGLTGPALMERMHEHAAKFQTEILFDHINKVDLQQRPFRLFGDSEEYTCDALIIATGASARYLGMESEEAFKGKGVSACATCDGFFYRGQKVAVVGGGNTAVEEALYLANIAEEVHLIHRRDTFRSEKILIDRLMEKVKNGNIVLHTDRTLDEVLGDQMGVTGVRLRSTQTDETEELAVAGVFIAIGHSPNTAIFGDQLERENGYIKVQSGIQGNATQTSVPGVFAAGDVMDHIYRQAITSAGTGCMAALDAERYLDGLVNDK
- the lrp gene encoding leucine-responsive transcriptional regulator Lrp — encoded protein: MIDNKKRPGKELDRIDRNILNELQKDGRISNVELSKRVGLSPTPCLERVRRLERQDFIQGYTALLNPQYLDAALLVVVEITLNRGAPDVFEQFNTAVQKLDEIQECHLVSGDFDYLLKTRVPDMSAYRKLLGETLLRLPGVNDTRTYVVMEEVKQSNRLVIKTR